From the genome of Papaver somniferum cultivar HN1 chromosome 2, ASM357369v1, whole genome shotgun sequence, one region includes:
- the LOC113346673 gene encoding 40S ribosomal protein S16-like: MAAATESVQCFGRKKTAVAVTHCKKGRGLIKINGAPIELVEPEILRYKAFEPVLLLGRQKFAGVDMRIRVRGGGHTSQIYAIRQSIAKALVAYYQKFVDEQQKKEIKDILVRYDRTLLVADPRRCEPKKFGGRGARARFQKSYR, translated from the coding sequence ATGGCAGCCGCAACTGAATCAGTTCAATGTTTCGGGCGTAAGAAAACAGCAGTGGCTGTTACTCACTGCAAGAAAGGAAGAGGATTAATCAAGATCAATGGAGCTCCAATCGAACTTGTTGAACCAGAAATCCTTCGTTACAAGGCTTTTGAACCAGTCCTTCTTCTTGGTCGTCAGAAGTTTGCTGGTGTTGATATGAGGATTAGGGTTCGTGGTGGTGGTCACACTTCACAGATCTATGCTATTCGTCAGTCCATTGCTAAAGCTTTAGTCGCATACTACCAGAAATTCGTTGATGAACAACAAAAGAAAGAGATCAAAGATATTCTTGTTAGGTACGATCGTACTCTTCTAGTTGCCGATCCTAGACGATGTGAACCTAAGAAGTTTGGAGGTCGTGGTGCCCGTGCTCGTTTCCAGAAGTCTTACCGTTAA
- the LOC113346674 gene encoding PI-PLC X domain-containing protein At5g67130-like — MFYPDNLMGQRRKCLVLLFLFMLQTLFFSNSLSACLNGSCQLAEPCSMASDCGSGLYCGNCPPTGNTQPVCIRGQVVQPTSIMKGLPFNKYSWLVTHNSFSIVNAPLLLGVQRVTFYNQEDTVTNQLMNGVRGLMLDMYDFEDDIWLCHSLHGQCFNFTAFEPALNTLKEVEAFLSKYPTEIVTIIIEDYVHTPNGLTKVFTAAGLQKYLFPVSKMPKNGEDWPTVTDMVADNHRLLVFTSIASKEADEGIAYQWRYMVENDSGDPGIVQGTCPHRPESEPLNSRKASLFFQNYFPTYPVQDDACKEHSVGLYEMVGACYKASAGMMPNFLGVNFYMRSNGGGAFDVVDRMNGQSLCGCSTISACQAGEPVGSCKNTTSANKSPSATANGHGSFDGYVQLSGSSSPAHFMNIIIFNLIYFSIVVTLL; from the exons TTTCTTTTCATGCTTCAAACCCTCTTCTTCTCCAACAGTTTATCTGCTTGTCTAAATGGAAGTTGCCAG CTTGCAGAGCCATGTTCCATGGCATCTGATTGTGGGTCTGGTTTGTATTGTGGCAACTGCCCTCCTACTGGGAATACTCAACCTGTTTGCATCAGAGGTCAAGTAGTCCAGCCCACATCAATT ATGAAAGGATTACCCTTTAACAAGTACTCATGGTTGGTGACCCATAATTCATTTTCTATTGTCAATGCACCATTACTCCTTGGTGTGCAAAGAGTGACATTTTACAACCAAGAAGATACTGTTACCAATCAGTTAATG AATGGTGTGAGGGGATTGATGTTGGACATGTACGACTTTGAAGATGATATATGGCTGTGCCATTCTTTGCATGGCCAGTGCTTCAACTTCACAGCTTTC GAACCTGCTCTTAATACTTTGAAGGAAGTGGAAGCATTCTTGAGTAAGTACCCGACAGAGATTGTGACTATTATAATTGAGGACTACGTTCATACTCCTAACGGGTTGACAAAGGTGTTCACGGCAGCTGGGTTACAAAAGTATTTGTTTCCGGTTTCAAAAATGCCAAAAAATGGTGAAGATTGGCCTACTGTAACTGATATGGTTGCGGATAATCACCGTCTTCTGGTTTTCACCTCTATTGCTTCGAAGGAGGCTGATGAGGGAATTGCCTATCAGTGGAGATACATGGTGGAAAACGACT CTGGAGATCCTGGAATCGTGCAAGGCACATGTCCACACAGACCGGAATCAGAGCCGCTGAATTCACGAAAGGCATCTCTGTTTTTTCAGAACTATTTTCCTACCTATCCAGTCCAAGACGATGCATGTAAAGAACATTCAGTTGGTCTTTATGAGATGGTTGGTGCCTGTTACAAAGCATCAGCTGGAATGATGCCAAACTTTCTTGGAGTGAACTTTTACATG AGGAGTAATGGAGGAGGTGCTTTTGATGTTGTGGACAGAATGAATGGGCAGAGCTTATGTGGCTGTAGTACTATCTCTGCCTGCCAG GCTGGAGAACCTGTAGGTTCTTGCAAGAACACCACCTCAGCTAATAAAAGCCCTTCAGCTACAGCTAATGGGCATGGCAGCTTTGATGGATATGTTCAATTATCAGGATCGTCTTCACCTGCCCATTTCATGAATATCATCATTTTCAACTTGATTTATTTTTCCATAGTGGTGACTTTGTTGTAA